TATAGTAATACAAAGGAAAGAACGACTAACTATTttctaatcaaataaaatataaatataaaaaatcgtaataataaaattgaaaagcaatcaatattattaatatttcaaCAAACAACTCGATACAAAATATAtcgtcatttttatttattttaattatcaaagaataattatataaataataaatagtgaatattttaacttttgagGAGTTACAAAACtcactaaatatataattatttagagaaaatcacattttaaataatgacaaaaaaagCAAAGAATGggagaaaaagaataaataggACTTTTAGTATATAAGAGTTTCTGCTATCGTTTGTTTTTATATCATATcgaaattatttataatttttttcgtcttcacacaaataataaaaaaagtttatctttatttactcaatatatttcactaaaataatacttcaattcattttagtgtgtattttgtatgttttgttgaggtcatttatttaattactaaaaagttagaaaatagaaaaatgtaTTTCATTATTCTAgtacaaactttaaaaatctcgagttttaataaataatacttactccctctatttcaaaataagtgaattgttgagccttttttcatagttcaaaataagtgaattgttcCATGTTTAAGAGAGATGTTGaaaaattcttccatttttgCCCTCATTtacaatattaaataattataaaagaaatgacTTTTTAAATACATAATGTGTACATAACGTCATcaggaaaataaattatttattttaaagttatttagAGCGCTCATTTATGAAATCGATAAATGACCTAATTTTgagtaattttaatatatgatgtaaatgaaagaaaaatggaaagaagtcctaaaaaaagagagaaagaattAAGTAAAAGGAAATTGAGGAGACATGTTATTTTagcaaaaaatacaaatatataaaaaaaaaaatataagtcatGAGATGGATCAACCCTTTAATAAAAAGAACAACGCAACATAGTAGTATTTCCCtattaattttaaacaaaattagaGTATGTCTTGTTACCAAAAGCTTACAACcacaaatgaagaaaaaacataTGCTCCCATGAAAATGTTCTACGTGTAAATCTTGAATAGCTGATGTGCAAATGATagactaaaatttaaatctattaTATGTTGGGAAAACTAAATGTAAAGGTAATGAAAAGAATCGTAGAAAGGAGTTGAGGAGATATGTCATTATTTAAGTAGAAAAAGTGAATAAACGGAGGTTTTTGTAATTTATGAGATGTAATTAGctgtaataaatattatatatatttttttagttatcaaacaaattaattaatgaagagagtaaactcattttttgagtttcataatCAACTTAGACAAATATCAATTTTCtctaaaacttaagaaaatatgTTCATTGTAATTAGATATTGGCAGAACAAACTTGGTTCATTCtgaaaaatttcattaaattagAAGAATTAAATGTTTTGTGAAATTTGAAtccaacaataatatatatcgACTAATTTTACACAAGTGTTAacaaataagaaacaaaaatttaatGGAGGGGAACTCATCTCCTTTTTAGTCAATTCAAAatccacaaaagaaaaaaatgtgttaTATCATCTAAATTAGAATGAAAAGAAGCAGATAAAGCTAAACAAAAGATGATAGAATCTTGATTGAGAAATTATGTCATATTAACAtgttatatacataatatatatcgatataaaatatgaattgtatATGCAAAGACAAAAGTTTATATaatgaaaatatcaaaaaatttcttTAAGCAACAAAATAATCCGTGGAAGATCATGTTGCCCTTGATACAAAAAGTGTGCTTTGTAATATAATCGTGTTCTTGAAGGGTACATATCTTGatggataaataattaattgaaaaattatataagcAACAATAAGTGCatctatatatttgtaaattattgaaacttctactttttcaatttttactcTTTCCAACTCTTGTTGAATCTCCCACTGTCATtaaactttcttcttcattttgatgACTTGTagtgaattaatttttgaatctCTTTTGACGAATCTTACACCGCCTTcaaactttcttcttcatcttgataAACTTTTTCTTGGCAATCATAACACAAGAagaaattctaaaaaatatatctataatcttcataaaagctgaaaaacaaaaaaaaaaaatattaacaatatgAAGTTGGAGAAAATAGAAATGGACATGCAACAACACCATagattgttatttatagatgAGAATTAAGTAGAAGGAAGTTGAGGAGacatattatttaattagaGAATTCAAATAGGTAGAGGTTTTTTTGTAACTTTCATgtgatataattatatttaatgaatatgattgattttttaatgaattgattaatgaaaaaaaatgaatggaaaaactcaaaaaaggaagaaaaaagataaatagctTTCTAGGCCATTCagaggtgtcacatcaccttGTTTATAGAGacctttattatatatatagatttttgtaattaattaagtaatacaaccttttatataaattaataataaagataaaatattaaaaaaaatattttttttcgtaGTTGTAATTAGAAGAAggacaaatttttatttttttttattaataatagaaattagagaggtatgaattatgaataattACTCCTTGTAAGTTGGCATGTAAAGAGTCTTTCTTGTAAGTGTTTTTccattaatataatatttattgtaataaattaaataattgacttttacaataaaataattaatttaaataaaaagaaaggccaaaaaaatgagaaaaaaaaaatacatatggAGATCATAGAAAGGTATCACATTACCttatctatgtttctcctttatattatACTAGGAAACAtatccgcgcttcgcgcggtaaattaatcaatttagaaaatatttctaaagtacaaattttgtgaaacaaatatgataaaactttTCATGTCTATgcataaaaaatagttaaaaatatttatgaaatctttcttatataattttgttattaaaaTTAGAGTTAGATGAATGGTAtataaaaacattttcatttttaaatacaatatatGTGATTCTAATAGTAGTAGGTTTGTTTCTTTCATCAGATATATGACATAtttgttttccaaaaatttccttcattaagaataaaacaataaaaaataaattaaactaaacATATAAAGggcaaaaagaaatataagaatcCACTACAATGGAATCGCTCCCCTTCAATTAGACGGTTAAAACTTAAAGGTATTTACTACAATTTCTtttgattataaaatatttttcttttatttaattataagtaTTTAAAACTCTTTTCTTAGTTATTATCCTATGTCCAAAATTAAGTCAACTAACAATGTCTTTCTCTAAGCTTATATatgaaaagtattataaattataattttactcATGTATTTATCAATATGagtaaaaagatatatattaacTAAATTTTGATCGAAATTTATATCATTTGACTCTTAAGAAAGAACGaattaaaaagagagaaaacaaTTTTAAGAAGTGAAAAATTAGATAATAGGAATAGTACAATAGGAATATGATATGACCTTGTTACAAATTTATCCAAGATATAATATGGATTAATGGATTAAGTTCATAgcttagattttttaaaatttgcaattacaaaattctctaattttaaatttaaaagtagatattctaacattaaaaaatatttgttaatataatccANNNNNNNNNNNNNNNNNNNNNNNNNNNNNNNNNNNNNNNNNNNNNNNNNNNNNNNNNNNNNNNNNNNNNNNNNNNNNNNNNNNNNNNNNNNNNNNNNNNNNNNNNNNNNNNNNNNNNNNNNNNNNNNNNNNNNNNNNNNNNNNNNNNNNNNNNNNNNNNNNNNNNNNNNNNNNNNNNNNNNNNNNNNNNNNNNNNNNNNNNNNNNNNNNNNNaaaaaaaattaaatgtaattttgtaaaatattcaaaatatgaaatatttattctctactaattatttataatccaaaaatttaaaatggttaAAAATGTATTGATGAAGAACAATGTCACGGAATTTTATAAACCTCAACTTGTTCAGTAAGAAAACTTTTTAGCCAAAAGTAATGTACCCCTTCTCTAATtgctttcaaaattttcttgacTGCTTCCTCTTAAcacttttctcaaaatcatatttttaaaatcctCATACTATTTCAACATTTATATTAATTGTAACAatctaattaattcaaataatagAAGAAAATTCTAAGACATTCTTAGTATAATTTGTAAATATACGCATTTCTCAATGAAACgaatttctattatatttatgAAGAATGGACAATTAGATCATTTCaatgatgaaaattttaaaataaataaaataatgataattcACAAGGAGACTATAATTAGTTGGAACTTGGAAGccatatatattaacaataatTGATACATATACTAAATCAAAAAATGGATCAAACTTCACATGTTCTTTCCTCATtaggaatcaaatcattaatccAAATTCATTGAGATAATCTTTTTTGGCTTGTACTTCAAGAGGATCAGTGGCAAGTCCAATCAACTTTAAAAtctcttgttttttttcttcacatGTGTGTTTCGCGAGGCAAGGACCTAGTTATCCTTCAATCGTTATTCCTTTGTTTCAAAAGGAGCCAGAATCACCTCTTTTTTCGATCATGTTCATTTGATACATTTTCTACacacataaaattcaaaataagctcaaaacactcaaaataataatctaaCAATACAATTATGCATAGAAGATAAAGCAATAAGTTATTATTTGCCAATAACGTAGTATAAATATAACCTTTTAGCCGAATACCACTCCACAATTTGACATCTATAGTTAGAGATAATCTAAAAAAGGAAGAGAGATCAAGGAGCCTAGCAACTGATTACATATGTGAAATGAAAGAGGAAAGTTGTTGATGAGATAGAGAATGAATATGTACCTTTAAGCCTTAGAAGGAATTTAATTAGCTGTAGAGAGAATATGCTTAGGAAAATAGTGGGGATTAACAGAGTTTAAATAgctattaaaaattaaatataatcaGTAATGTTgcaattactaaaaaaattaaacttttctAATTAGTGCTAATTTGTAGATAATCAGTTATGTGGATTAGGAAAACGTCCTAAATTTAATTGGAGAAATTACTACGTGTTATAATTATACTAAATGCACCATTATGTTCTTAGCtgttacataatttattttgatagtaAAAGTAAATGTAAAAATGCTAATAGTAAGGAAAGAGAGTAACTGTTAATAATAAGGACAGAGAGTAAAtgtttaaaaagtttttttgaacaaaaaataaaagaattttttttaagaaaataaataaatagtaatagaGGTCAATGAAGCATGCCACATCAGCTCTTTTTTTtccagctttatatatatactaggtaATTTGGCCGCGCTACGCGCGgtgataaaatattatatcaaagGTATAAATTAATCGTTtcatagtttttgaatataaaagaatttttagttcaaattcaattaaatagatcaaaattcatatttgaattCATCTTAGTATTCACACTGAACTAATttctaacaaattaaatatactATTACATGAAGGAAAGTAAAgtactttaaaaataatgaaaaacaaAGTTGATCATTTTGTGTAATTTACACACAATACATATGTGGAACATCGTAGATTGAAGATAGagaactatttttaaaattttatattttaaatttgtttttcttcaattataCTTAAAAAGATACTTAATAACATAACGTTTATAATGTGAAACTAATAGTACTAAAAAAGAACGAAATTCAACCGATAATAACATGAATAGCTCAAATAGATTGTAAGAAGTGTANGTACACTTAAATCACAAAAATTGCAATAAAATCttgcaaaaatttaaatataatattatatatatagacgTATTCATATATATTGACGACTtcatatagagagagaaagagagagagacgtattcatatatattgacgacttcaaaaaaattacacctaaatcacaaaaattacaataaaatcttGTAAAAACTTGAATAACAATGACACTAATTAAAAATGTACCTCTTCAAGTGAAAAAAGAACTCCATATTAGTTAGCCTGTTATAAGATGATGATAACATATATAGATTAAAACTGAAGGatcaagaataaaataaaaagaaaaaaaataaaagaacagaGAAAAACACTTACCTGAGACCTCGAAAGAAAAGGTATAAGGAGTATATATATCCGAAAATAGAGTAGGAATAAGCAAAGGAATGAAGCCAATTAATTATTGGTGATTAAAAGCATAAAAGTAACTGATGCTACGTGAGGTGGAGcattaattattttcctaatttaATTGCCCATTATGCTAATTATGAGGAAggaagttatattttttaaaatattaataaatacatgaagaaaaaaaatcaaaattaagagaaaaataaataaatagtaatactGATCAATAAGGCATGCCACATCAGCAGCCCTTTCATTCagctttatattattatatagattAAGATTAAGATTATAGTTTatttgtcaatcatcaaaatgTCACAGTTGAGAACACTTATGAAGGACATTGAGCAAATTCGAAGGGACATTAACTATGAACTTACTATCGTGAAAAAAACGTCATTTTTACTATCTAAATTTAATAAGTCACTAACTTTATTCTAGGTTCATTTCCAATATTGTTGAGATCGATCAATAGATTTTAGTGGTAGacaataatatcaaaataatttttggaagATAAGAAATAGTAACATAAAGGTGTCACATCATATATATTCAATAATCTacgtaatttataaatttaagaCAAGCCATTTCTATGACAACAAACGTATCAAAGAAAGTAGATCTGTCATGGGAAAGATGGTGGTGgacataaattttttaattagtaaaaGACAAGTTGACTAATTAGTCCGTGGAAACCAAGCAAGCAATCTCTCGTTAAAATCTCATCACTTTGACTTGGATAATGAGttttaagtataaaaaagaCAATGTGTAAACaagattaatttaatattagtACAACTAAACACTATATCTATTTGGTAATTGGAAGAGTGGGAACAAAGAGAGACGTTCCAACACTACAACTAAGAATGAAGAaaccaaacaaaagaaaagcaatagaaaaaagggaaaagaaagaGCCAGAATAATTGAAGGTTTCAAAAGCAAAGTAGCACCTTGTTGTTGTGTCTCTCAAAAGCTAAACTAGGAGATGTTTTTCAAGTGTCAGCCTTCTTATTATATATTCAATTCATACAAATTCCAAAGTAGGAAAAAATGTATTCTACACATTGCTATCTATCCCTTTCCCCACTCTCTAAACTCAAAAGACACTCTACTCTGCCTCAAAAGAATACTCATTCACTTGCTACTTACTTCCACACGTACGCGGAATTAGCCCGTGTATTCTCTAATTTTGATAGAATCAATTTATGCGTACGTACATCAACGAACAATTGCTCTATAGTTACACTACTTGTAGTATAGTTTAAAAATCAAACAGAACATCTATCCACttgtttttgaaattctaaatttatGTATAGGCTTTTTGTGCATCCCGAAAAAGGGCAAAATGTGGAAGGAggaaaactgaaataaaagcaGAAATTTATTTACTCCCTGAATTTCCTGCCAAAACCAAACAGATACTACTATACATATTTCTCCGCACAATTTGCCAAACAGCACGAGCATACTCATTTATTACACTGACAATTATTGAAACGACGCCGTGGGCTGGCTATCGCTTACCTCGAAAGCAATGCACTGTCCCACGCCCCCACCCAACCTCTCCTACTTCAAACCTCTATCATACGCCGTTGATTTCATTCATATTTTCTTAGCCTCAAATCTTAATAATAAAAGAGGGATTACATTGAGACTGAGCAATTACAATGCTAAGTTTTCGTAAGGGAGGGGCCTAAAGCAACGTCTCTTTTTCTTCAGAAAGGCATACACGTGCATTCCCCCTTATTCGAAACCTGTGCCACATTAATCCTTACCCActacattttattattattattaataaagtttttatttaCCACAACACTTGCAGCTGTCTAACATTTTTACCAACAAGTTTTTATATTCCAATACGGAAAAACAGAGAACTTAATAATACACTTTCTCCTAATTTTTTCCACCTTCCAAATTCTTTGtacttttttaataataatacatCAACGcgtatttgtttcttttttgccTCTGAATATCAATTGTACCCAAAAAGAGGCATATACCAAACCCGAGGTTTCGAAAATCTAAAAAAGAACATGAAAAAAGGAATCTCGATGTTTGCCGGTAGCCGGTTAACCAATTCTATGATGATGACCGTGAACGGGTTACCGACTCAGCCAATTTCCCGATTCTTTCCGCTAACTCCGGTGAAAGCTTCTTAGCCGGTTTCTTTTCCTTCTCCGGTCGATAATCAAAACCCAGTGCATAAGAAACTTCTTCGGAGCTCCACCCGGCCTTACGGAGCGAATCAGAGAACCGATCCGCTTTCACAAGAAGAGCATCCATAACCGCTTGATTATCCAACAATATCATTTCACCTTCGAAGAATCCAGAAGCTGTAACTTGTACAATTTCCTTCACATCCGATTCAGCCCACCCGCCTTCTTTCAAAACCGACCCGATATTATCTACGTACTCGTCGACCCAATTAGGCATTTTGGACTTGGGCATTTCAAAGTACCTTTCCGGTGAGGTTGAACATGACGATGACGAATTTGAGTTCCTCCGCCTTCGATCTACGGCAGCATCGCTCCAGAACTCCACCCAACGCGGCGTCCGACCACCGGAGAGTGTATCGAGGCTCCTCCTTGAGAAAATGGATGATGAACCAGCTGATTTTTCGCTTAAAGAGCGTTGTTTTGAAAGAATCTGAGGATCTGAACTTTGGAACAAAGATGATTCACGATCAAAGAAGTCGGATAGATCAAACCCGCAGCAGAAAATCCGATTTTCGTCCACGTAGAAAATTGGGTTACCAGCTAAACAAGGATTACAAGGAATGTAACAATGGTTGAAAATGGGTATCAGAAGTGGAGCTCTTTTGAGAGCATTTCTGGCTATTTTAATTGCCTTTTCTGGGTCACATGGCCTAGGACCCCAAGACTTAGACCACAAGGCATTACGAGCTATATGGAATGAAATTGCAGCGATGGGTAAGTCAATCGAAGCACGAAGCTGGAACCGAGCCGGACCAGTAGAGCGCCAGTCAGGAAAACCGGGTCCGATGGGTAAACCGGCGGAGAGaacagcttttaagtcaggtGGAAAAGCAAACCCAAACTCTGCTTCAGCTCTAGCGAACTCCACATCCGACAACCCGGCCTGAACCTGAATACCAGAGCTCTTGAGATGAGATATAACTTTATCAGCAAGGGAGGAGAAGGAAAGGAGACTATTCCGAGGAGGCACCGGAGTTGACGGAGAAGAAGCGGCGGCTCTTGCGGATAGACGGCGGAGTCCGGCTAAGTGAGCCGGATTCAGCCCGGTCATCCTCCGGTCTACGTCGACCATTGTTACTTCAACAACCCGGCCGGAAAAGAGTGTAAAAAATCCGATCACAACGATAAACGGTAATGGTTTGTTTAACAGAAACGGCGAAATGAAGCAAATGTGAGTGTGTGGCAACGGTGGAGAAGTGAATTTGGGGAAAAggagaagttgagtttttttgGATCTTAAAGAAAGTTAAGCATATTTATAGCAAGTTTGTAGAGTGGTGTCCCACTTTAAAGATTTTGGAAATAGacccctttttcttttttcctttttttcttttctccatcTACATTATGGAAATGAcagcattagtattaattacaCCTAATTTAATTGTGGACTTCTCTACAACATTCTACAAATATAGGGGTATATGaagcaatttaaaaaaaatatcataagttAAAAATAGTAGTCCactaaatttttttctatttcttggtCCATTCTAACTTCGAAATTAACAGTGTCCAATTatataaacaaagaaaagttttaatacttttcctcaatttgttgattGAGCAATTTAGGTATGATTATTAAAATGCACAAATATTATCGTAtctaaataaaagtatttgcaaaaatcaagataaatttattttatatttggaataaaaatgaatttcaaaatatcttCCTGTAAATATAAATGGGAAGAAAATTATAGCATATTACAATTCAATACCAAACAGAGAAacgaaataaataaaaataagaagaagtAAATTATATTCTTAAGTTTTTGTATACAATTACTTATTATCTATACCAGTAGAATATGAAATGGTGAACATTTGGAAAATGATTTacttttattaaagaaaagatCGTACAAGGAAAATAAGTTATTGGACCAACCTAAAATatggtaaaataattaatttggcaTAAATGGAAAATGATTTACTATACATGGATAATAGGGATCCtcttttcttagattttttttttatatttttgttgtggAAGAATTATATTTTACGTTTTACAGTACTACTCCTACAtgtaatatcatatattttagtcTATATAAGGCTAAAAATTTATTCAGAAAATTGCAGTTTTGAGGTCCATACTATTAAGTAAGAGGTAGGTAGTgggataaataaaattttagcaTTGAGGTTAATAAATATAAGTACGTAAGAGAGCAGCTTTTAAGGGGAACGGCACGTTGTCGTGTTGAAGACAACCTATTTTGTAGTCcacttgaaattttattttcttccaaaaaaaaattaatatgaatgcACCTCAAAtactttttcaatttgtttgtttttgcttttatattcttgataattttttaacatattttaattattattttttaattacaaaatttatttcaactagacaatcaaattaaaatggagaGAGTTATATATTGACTTTATTTTCTAAACAGAAGAACATTTAAATGCTTTATAATGAATTGATCCTCAGTACATACCGTCTCATtttaacacaaaaatattatttcaaaataattactattatCTTAACAATTCAAGATCAAACTTAgcaattattttcaattatacaATTAATTGCACATTATTTAAGAGGAAGggaacaatttatttttattaaattggaATTATTTAGTACACTATTACCTTGTATTTGTTTTAGTTAACCTGAAAAAGTTAAAACCATAATTAAAATAGGATGGAATGAGTATTATGTCAACCACAACTAATAGAATATTA
The Solanum stenotomum isolate F172 chromosome 12, ASM1918654v1, whole genome shotgun sequence DNA segment above includes these coding regions:
- the LOC125848755 gene encoding uncharacterized protein LOC125848755 — protein: MVDVDRRMTGLNPAHLAGLRRLSARAAASSPSTPVPPRNSLLSFSSLADKVISHLKSSGIQVQAGLSDVEFARAEAEFGFAFPPDLKAVLSAGLPIGPGFPDWRSTGPARFQLRASIDLPIAAISFHIARNALWSKSWGPRPCDPEKAIKIARNALKRAPLLIPIFNHCYIPCNPCLAGNPIFYVDENRIFCCGFDLSDFFDRESSLFQSSDPQILSKQRSLSEKSAGSSSIFSRRSLDTLSGGRTPRWVEFWSDAAVDRRRRNSNSSSSCSTSPERYFEMPKSKMPNWVDEYVDNIGSVLKEGGWAESDVKEIVQVTASGFFEGEMILLDNQAVMDALLVKADRFSDSLRKAGWSSEEVSYALGFDYRPEKEKKPAKKLSPELAERIGKLAESVTRSRSSS